In Corylus avellana chromosome ca2, CavTom2PMs-1.0, the following proteins share a genomic window:
- the LOC132171973 gene encoding uncharacterized protein LOC132171973 produces MYGSRGAMLGSGGVSDGYEVGSKRQRMMESNPYFAVSSSTSGFQPYGFGGGFQPPPFPVVRLRGLPFNCTDIDIFKFFAGLDIVDVLLVNKSGRFSGEAFVVFAGSMQVEFAIQRDRQNMGRRYVEVFRCKRQDYYNAVAAEVNYEGIYDNDYHGSPPPSRSKRFSDKEQLEYTEILKMRGLPFSAKKAEIVDFFRDFKLIEERVHIACRPDGKATGEAYVEFASSEEAKKAMCKDKMTIGSRYVELFPSTPDEARRAESRSRQ; encoded by the exons ATGTACGGATCGAGAGG GGCAATGTTGGGAAGCGGGGGGGTTTCGGACGGGTACGAGGTCGGCTCAAAGAGACAAAGAATGATGGAATCCAATCCCTACTTCGCAGTGAGCAGCAGCACAAGTGGCTTTCAACCTTATGGCTTTGGTGGTGGCTTTCAGCCCCCTCCCTTTCCAGTGGTTCGGCTCAGGGGGCTTCCCTTCAACTGCACCGACATTGACATTTTCAAATTCTTTGCTGGACTGGACATCGTGGATGTTTTGCTGGTTAACAAGAGTGGGCGGTTCTCAGGAGAAGCCTTTGTTGTCTTTGCCGGATCCATGCAGGTTGAGTTTGCTATACAGAGAGATCGACAGAACATGGGTCGGAGGTACGTGGAAGTTTTCAGATGCAAGAGGCAGGATTATTACAATGCTGTTGCTGCAGAGGTAAACTATGAAGGAATTTACGATAATGACTACCATGGAAGCCCTCCTCCATCTCGATCAAAGAGGTTCAGTGATAAGGAGCAGCTGGAATACACTGAAATATTGAAGATGCGTGGTCTCCCATTCTCTGCAAAGAAAGctgaaattgttgattttttccGGGATTTCAAGCTCATAGAAGAAAGGGTACACATTGCGTGTCGCCCGGATGGGAAAGCTACTGGAGAAGCATATGTAGAGTTTGCTTCTTCAGAGGAGGCTAAGAAAGCAATGTGCAAGGATAAGATGACAATTGGATCTAGATACGTGGAGTTGTTCCCTTCAACACCAGATGAAGCAAGACGGGCTGAGTCGAGATCTAGGCAGTGA
- the LOC132170288 gene encoding dirigent protein 19-like → MINNKCVLVIFSSLLSDTAMAALQALAILLFALLSFEATTTTSTSHHHHHHHKHGLKSLHFDLFQHETINKTGYIIVNGVTGPAVGQTTTPFGTLFAFEDPLTETANRSSKLVGIAEGTSITSGLDGLRTISIAKITLRLKNHKGSISIVGGTHNIKPSDHPVVGGTGDFLFVQGYVTSSPVDLEGITVVYKIEFHLYWPPYAAQASLS, encoded by the coding sequence ATGATCAACAACAAATGTGTACTCGTGATCTTCTCCTCTTTACTATCAGATACTGCCATGGCTGCTCTCCAAGCTCTTGCTATTCTACTATTTGCTCTCCTTTCATTTGaggccaccaccaccacctccacctcccaccaccaccaccaccaccacaagcATGGGCTGAAATCCCTCCACTTTGATCTCTTTCAACatgaaacaataaacaagaCAGGCTACATCATAGTGAATGGAGTGACAGGGCCAGCCGTGGGTCAAACCACAACCCCTTTCGGGACCTTGTTTGCTTTCGAGGACCCATTGACTGAAACAGCCAACCGATCTTCAAAGCTGGTTGGGATTGCAGAGGGAACTTCCATCACCTCTGGTTTGGATGGGCTGAGGACCATTTCTATTGCTAAGATCACTTTGCGTTTGAAAAACCACAAGGGTTCCATTTCCATCGTTGGAGGCACACATAACATCAAGCCTTCTGATCATCCTGTTGTGGGAGGCACCGGTGACTTCCTGTTCGTGCAGGGCTATGTGACATCATCTCCGGTCGATCTCGAGGGCATTACTGTCGTCTACAAGATAGAGTTTCACCTTTACTGGCCTCCATATGCTGCTCAAGCTTCTCTTTCCTAG
- the LOC132170388 gene encoding probable serine/threonine-protein kinase PIX13, with translation MGICFGAPSREPADPATPSTTTPVASSNGSKNTGSSASATSGSTGKSQFSEEAGGGVEELYPNGKILETPNLKEFTFADLKTATRNFKTDSLLGEGGFGKVFKGWMDEKTLTPSKVGTGMVVAIKKLNSESMQGFQEWQSEINFLGRLSHPNLVRLLGYCWEDKELLLVYEYLLRGSLENHLFRRNPNIEPLSWDIRLKIAIGAARGLAFLHTSEKKVIYRDFKASNILLDGNYNAKISDFGLAKLGPSGGDSHVTTRVMGTYGYAAPEYVATGHLYVKSDVYGFGVVLLELLTGLRALDTKRPNGQQALVEWRKPCLSSKRKLKTIMDTRMEGQYSSKAALQAAQLTLKCLAFDPKSRPSMKEVVEVLEGIEAMKEKPKESKINSATTTHRHGHGHGQQPIHHRSPFHTGHHAADV, from the exons ATGGGTATTTGCTTTGGAGCTCCCTCTCGTGAGCCTGCTGATCCTGCCACCCCGTCAACAACCACTCCAG TGGCATCAAGTAATGGCAGCAAGAACACAGGGTCGTCAGCTTCAGCAACAAGCGGCAGCACCGGGAAGAGTCAATTTTCAGAGGAAGCTGGTGGAGGGGTGGAGGAGTTATACCCTAATGGGAAAATCTTGGAGACACCCAACTTGAAAGAATTCACCTTTGCGGATTTGAAGACTGCCACCAGGAATTTCAAGACGGATAGCTTGTTGGGTGAGGGAGGATTTGGGAAAGTTTTCAAGGGTTGGATGGATGAGAAGACGCTTACACCCTCTAAGGTCGGCACTGGAATGGTAGTTGCTATCAAGAAATTGAACTCAGAAAGTATGCAAGGTTTCCAAGAGTGGCAg TCAGAGATAAATTTTTTAGGAAGgctttctcatcccaacttagTCAGGCTTTTGGGATACTGTTGGGAGGATAAAGAGCTGCTTCTTGTGTACGAGTACCTGCTGAGGGGAAGCTTGGAGAATCATCTTTTTCGAA gGAATCCAAACATTGAACCGCTCTCTTGGGACATTCGACTGAAAATAGCTATTGGAGCAGCTCGTGGCCTGGCTTTCTTACACACTTCAGAGAAGAAAGTCATATACAGAGATTTTAAAGCATCAAATATTCTGCTTGATGGG AACTACAATGCAAAAATCTCAGATTTTGGGTTGGCAAAATTGGGGCCTTCTGGTGGTGATTCACACGTGACAACCAGGGTTATGGGCACATACGGTTATGCAGCTCCAGAATATGTTGCAACAG GTCATTTGTACGTGAAGAGTGATGTGTATGGCTTTGGCGTAGTGCTGCTTGAACTGCTAACAGGCCTTCGGGCACTTGATACAAAAAGGCCAAACGGACAGCAAGCTCTGGTGGAGTGGCGCAAGCCATGTCTTTCTAGCAAGAGAAAGCTGAAAACTATCATGGATACGCGGATGGAGGGCCAATATTCATCCAAGGCTGCTTTGCAGGCAGCGCAACTCACTCTAAAATGCCTAGCTTTTGATCCTAAAAGCCGACCTTCCATGAAAGAAGTTGTGGAGGTGTTGGAAGGGATTGAAGCAATGaaggaaaaaccaaaagaatCCAAAATCAACTCCGCTACTACAACTCATCGCCATGGTCATGGCCATGGTCAACAACCTATTCATCATCGTTCTCCATTTCACACTGGGCACCATGCTGCTGACGTTTGA
- the LOC132171971 gene encoding protein RKD5-like isoform X2 has product MDSSQTHVLRALLIFQSTINEELIRSLHVYRSEDGKENEVEREFLFSPSGSYTEMEANPALISLKFRVSEVFEGLVKGFWVCIFAFHADRPPLSSCIPSLLSISRNPNLKSVPTLADDLEIIFQLGCRMGDKEPSKFPMKESDDTYHQSRKSMPALHQDLNCLPMSELSEDQQKEPCSPGIAESKKKRAASEDVARIALPDLAKYFDLPIVEASRNLKVGLTVLKKKCREFGIARWPHRKIKSLGSLIQDLQEEAKRQQQENEAAAMAVAKRQRMLEREKETIERKPFIELRSETKRFRQDVFKRRHRARALRNHGPSA; this is encoded by the exons ATGGATTCTTCTCAAACCCATGTATTAAGAGCTCTCTTAATCTTTCAAAGCACCATTAATGAAG AGTTGATCAGGAGTTTGCATGTGTACCGATCGGAGGATGGGAAGGAAAATGAAGTTGAGAGGGAGTTTTTGTTCTCGCCCAGTGGATCGTACACGGAAATGGAAGCTAACCCAGCTCTCATATCGCTTAAGTTTCGGGTTTCCGAAGTGTTTGAAGGGCTTGTGAAGGGTTTTTGGGTTTGCATTTTTGCATTTCATGCCGATCGCCCACCTCTTTCTTCATGCATTCCTTCTCTACTCTCAATCTCCAG AAATCCCAATCTGAAGTCAGTACCAACATTGGCAGATGAtcttgaaattatttttcagtTGGGCTGCAGAATGGGCGACAAAGAGCCATCAAAATTTCCAATGAAGGAGAGTGATGATACTTACCATCAATCAAGAAAAAGTATGCCCGCGCTTCATCAGGATCTGAACTGTCTTCCCATGTCTGAACTATCTGAAGATCAACAAAAGGAACCCTGTTCACCAG GTATTGCAGAGAGTAAGAAAAAGAGGGCGGCCAGTGAAGATGTTGCAAGAATTGCTCTACCTGATCTGGCCAAGTATTTCGATCTTCCAATCGTTGAAGCTTCGAGAAATTTGAAAGTCGGACTTACAGTTCTCAAGAAAAAATGTAGAGAATTTGGTATTGCTCGTTGGCCACATAGGAAGATCAAATCCCTCGGCAGTCTCATTCAAGATCTACAG GAAGAGGCAAAACGCCAACAGCAGGAGAATGAGGCTGCAGCCATGGCAGTGGCAAAAAGGCAAAGGATGctggagagagaaaaagaaactatAGAGAGAAAACCCTTCATAGAGTTGAGAAGTGAGACCAAGAGATTCAGGCAAGATGTTTTCAAAAGGAGGCACAGAGCTAGAGCTCTTAGAAATCATGGTCCATCAGCCTAA
- the LOC132170389 gene encoding dehydrodolichyl diphosphate synthase CPT3-like gives MEKARGDSASQLAGGMGSFLRKCIFSILSVGPLPNHIALIMDGNRRYAKKQNMAEVAGHKAGFIALMKLLSHSYELGVKYVTVYAFSIDNFKRRPDEVNSLMALIVEKIEELLNEGSIVSQYDIRMYFIGNLKLLNEPVRVAAERAMAATANNTKAALLICVAYTSCDEIVHAVQESCKAKWIETEALGVIEGNHEESKEKQLVLPTVKVLDIEKHMYMSVAPEPDILIRTSGENRLSNFLLWQTTNCPLYSPTALWPEFSFWHFLWAVLNFQRSYQYFEKKKKQL, from the coding sequence ATGGAGAAAGCTAGAGGTGATAGTGCAAGCCAATTGGCTGGGGGTATGGGCAGTTTTTTGAGAAAATGTATTTTCAGTATCCTGTCTGTGGGTCCCCTTCCCAATCACATTGCCTTAATCATGGATGGAAACCGAAGGTATGCAAAAAAGCAGAACATGGCAGAAGTGGCTGGCCACAAGGCTGGGTTTATCGCTCTCATGAAGCTGCTTTCTCACTCCTATGAACTGGGAGTGAAATACGTAACAGTCTATGCCTTCAGCATTGACAATTTCAAAAGGCGTCCTGATGAAGTTAACTCCTTGATGGCTCTAATTGTAGAAAAGATTGAAGAGCTGCTCAACGAAGGAAGTATTGTGAGCCAATATGATATCAGAATGTATTTTATTGGTAACCTGAAACTTTTGAATGAGCCTGTCAGGGTTGCAGCCGAAAGGGCAATGGCAGCTACTGCCAACAACACCAAGGCTGCACTTTTAATCTGTGTGGCTTATACTTCTTGTGATGAGATTGTGCATGCTGTTCAAGAATCCTGCAAGGCTAAATGGATTGAAACTGAAGCACTTGGTGTGATTGAAGGAAATCATGAAGAGAGCAAAGAGAAGCAATTGGTGCTTCCTACTGTCAAGGTGTTGGACATTGAGAAGCACATGTACATGTCAGTGGCACCCGAACCGGACATTCTGATCCGAACTTCTGGTGAGAACCGGCTCAGCAACTTTCTCCTTTGGCAGACGACTAACTGTCCATTGTACTCTCCCACTGCATTATGGCCAGAGTTCAGTTTTTGGCATTTCCTGTGGGCAGTATTGAACTTCCAGCGAAGCTACCagtattttgagaagaaaaagaagcagctATAA
- the LOC132170393 gene encoding dehydrodolichyl diphosphate synthase CPT3-like — protein sequence MVKARGDSASHLAGGLDSFLRKCIFSILSVGPLPNHIALIMDGNRRYAKKQNMAEGAGHKAGYLALMRVLSHCYELGVKYVTVYAFSIDNFKRRPEEVHSLMDLMLEKIEELLEEESIVNQYGLRIYFIGNLKLLNEPVRVAAERAMAATAKNTKAVLLICVAYTSYDEIVHAVQESCKAKRNETEALNATKGINSVPGVEEDMKINEVIVCNLQVSCENSSSKFRALNRTTACNGVIGVEKKNGVAVHHPIQGTSEDGWDEVASTTRNGEIEGNEESKEKQVVLPTIKVLDIEKHMYMSVAPEPDILIRTSGENRLSNFLLWQTTNCPLYSPTALWPELGFWHLVWAVLNFQRSYQYFEKKKKQL from the coding sequence ATGGTGAAAGCTAGAGGTGATAGTGCAAGCCACTTGGCTGGGGGTCTGGACAGTTTTTTgagaaaatgcatttttagtaTCCTGTCTGTGGGTCCCCTTCCCAATCACATTGCCTTAATCATGGATGGAAACAGAAGGTATGCAAAAAAGCAGAACATGGCAGAAGGGGCTGGCCACAAGGCTGGGTATCTCGCTCTCATGAGGGTGCTTTCTCACTGCTATGAACTGGGAGTGAAATACGTAACAGTCTATGCCTTCAGCATTGACAATTTCAAAAGGCGTCCTGAAGAGGTTCACTCGTTGATGGATCTAATGCTAGAAAAGATTGAAGAGCTGCTCGAGGAAGAAAGTATTGTAAACCAATATGGTCTCAGAATATATTTTATTGGTAACCTGAAACTTTTGAATGAGCCTGTCAGGGTTGCAGCTGAAAGGGCAATGGCAGCTACTGCCAAAAACACCAAGGCTGTACTTTTAATCTGTGTGGCGTATACTTCTTATGATGAGATTGTGCATGCTGTTCAAGAATCCTGCAAGGCTAAAAGGAATGAAACTGAAGCACTGAATGCAACTAAAGGTATCAATAGTGTGCCTGGAGTTGAAGAGGACATGAAAATAAATGAAGTCATTGTGTGCAATCTTCAAGTATCTTGTGAAAATAGCTCAAGTAAATTCCGAGCATTGAACAGAACTACAGCTTGCAATGGTGTGATTGGAGTTGAAAAGAAGAATGGAGTCGCTGTGCATCATCCTATTCAAGGAACCAGTGAAGATGGGTGGGATGAAGTTGCTAGTACAACTCGCAATGGTGAGATTGAAGGAAATGAAGAGAGCAAAGAGAAGCAAGTGGTGCTTCCTACTATCAAGGTGTTGGACATTGAGAAGCACATGTACATGTCAGTGGCACCCGAACCAGACATTCTGATCCGAACTTCTGGTGAGAACCGGCTCAGCAACTTTCTCCTTTGGCAGACTACTAACTGTCCATTGTACTCTCCCACTGCATTGTGGCCAGAGTTAGGTTTTTGGCATTTGGTGTGGGCAGTATTGAACTTCCAGCGAAGCTACCagtattttgagaagaaaaagaagcagctGTAA
- the LOC132170391 gene encoding pre-rRNA-processing protein TSR2-like — MDVDRPRELSAEALGVLREGIHLVLSRWWALQMAAQNEWGGPHSGQVADQLAYDIASWFTQSREPLYIDDLEHMLQQALESLNTLAEDGSVEEVAEKLMIMHEECLEGNFKSIESLRKVSVPHVRQVVNDDDADSDNDVSGNDANKNDDLSNMMPDDSSNMALDAPELLSNSSYIDMPVNEPRPKLATEAEDGWVQVGRRRNRGKRN, encoded by the exons ATGGATGTTGATCGTCCGAGAGAGCTATCGGCGGAGGCTCTGGGAGTACTGAGAGAAGGCATTCATCTGGTCTTGTCTCGTTGGTGGGCGCTCCAAATGGCCGCCCAGAACGAGTGGGGCGGCCCTCACTCGGGCCAAGTGGCTGACCAGCTCGCCTACGATATCGCCTCCTGGTTTACTCAGTCCAGAG AGCCGCTTTATATAGATGATTTAGAACATATGCTTCAACAAGCTCTTGAGTCTCTCAATACCTTGGCTGAGGACGGCAGCGTTGAGGAG GTAGCTGAAAAATTGATGATTATGCATGAAGAATGTTTGGAAGGGAATTTCAAGTCTATTGAAAGCCTAAGGAAAGTTTCGGTTCCTCATGTCAGACAG GTTGTGAATGATGATGATGCCGACAGCGACAATGATGTTAGCGGAAATGATGCGAACAAGAATGATGATTTGTCAAATATGATGCCGGATGATTCATCAAATATGGCGCTTGATGCGCCAGAGTTGCTGTCAAATTCAAGTTATATAGATATGCCAGTCAATGAACCTAGACCCAAGTTGGCAACTGAAGCAGAAGATGGATGGGTCCAAGTTGGACGCAGACGAAATAGGGGTAAAAGAAATTAG
- the LOC132171971 gene encoding protein RKD5-like isoform X1, translating to MDSSQTHVLRALLIFQSTINEELIRSLHVYRSEDGKENEVEREFLFSPSGSYTEMEANPALISLKFRVSEVFEGLVKGFWVCIFAFHADRPPLSSCIPSLLSISRNPNLKSVPTLADDLEIIFQLGCRMGDKEPSKFPMKESDDTYHQSRKSMPALHQDLNCLPMSELSEDQQKEPCSPGWKIAGIAESKKKRAASEDVARIALPDLAKYFDLPIVEASRNLKVGLTVLKKKCREFGIARWPHRKIKSLGSLIQDLQEEAKRQQQENEAAAMAVAKRQRMLEREKETIERKPFIELRSETKRFRQDVFKRRHRARALRNHGPSA from the exons ATGGATTCTTCTCAAACCCATGTATTAAGAGCTCTCTTAATCTTTCAAAGCACCATTAATGAAG AGTTGATCAGGAGTTTGCATGTGTACCGATCGGAGGATGGGAAGGAAAATGAAGTTGAGAGGGAGTTTTTGTTCTCGCCCAGTGGATCGTACACGGAAATGGAAGCTAACCCAGCTCTCATATCGCTTAAGTTTCGGGTTTCCGAAGTGTTTGAAGGGCTTGTGAAGGGTTTTTGGGTTTGCATTTTTGCATTTCATGCCGATCGCCCACCTCTTTCTTCATGCATTCCTTCTCTACTCTCAATCTCCAG AAATCCCAATCTGAAGTCAGTACCAACATTGGCAGATGAtcttgaaattatttttcagtTGGGCTGCAGAATGGGCGACAAAGAGCCATCAAAATTTCCAATGAAGGAGAGTGATGATACTTACCATCAATCAAGAAAAAGTATGCCCGCGCTTCATCAGGATCTGAACTGTCTTCCCATGTCTGAACTATCTGAAGATCAACAAAAGGAACCCTGTTCACCAG GATGGAAGATTGCAGGTATTGCAGAGAGTAAGAAAAAGAGGGCGGCCAGTGAAGATGTTGCAAGAATTGCTCTACCTGATCTGGCCAAGTATTTCGATCTTCCAATCGTTGAAGCTTCGAGAAATTTGAAAGTCGGACTTACAGTTCTCAAGAAAAAATGTAGAGAATTTGGTATTGCTCGTTGGCCACATAGGAAGATCAAATCCCTCGGCAGTCTCATTCAAGATCTACAG GAAGAGGCAAAACGCCAACAGCAGGAGAATGAGGCTGCAGCCATGGCAGTGGCAAAAAGGCAAAGGATGctggagagagaaaaagaaactatAGAGAGAAAACCCTTCATAGAGTTGAGAAGTGAGACCAAGAGATTCAGGCAAGATGTTTTCAAAAGGAGGCACAGAGCTAGAGCTCTTAGAAATCATGGTCCATCAGCCTAA